The following DNA comes from Solanum stenotomum isolate F172 chromosome 11, ASM1918654v1, whole genome shotgun sequence.
CTATACACATCAACTCGTCGATCCATTGTGTCAGTTGAGCACTCCCAACTTACAAAGTgatcatctagacacctcaaatATTTATGTGCCATGTCAGCGTCGGGTGTCCACGAGACACACTGGGGatgagttgaggtgtctagatgtgcactCCCAAAATTTGACTGTTTACTTGTCAGTTGAGACCAATTTTGAGTGACTATCCGTGTATTATGACATACAGAAATGCAGTTGAAAAACGAAAAGATTACCTTAAGGTGTTAAAATGTTGTTGGTAAGTTTTGATATCATTAGAACCAAAAAAGTCCTTTGAAATTCCTAGTCTTTTATCTCTGAGCCCATCAGCCTTAAGAAATTGTCGGTATCCACCATGTGGGATGTAAGTGGAAGCCTTCTTAGTTGCTGGGAAATCATCTCGATCAAAGCCAACGATGACATCAAGAACCTCAACAGCATCAGTTACTGTCCTGCAGATTGGCCTGTTCTATgccaaataaatttttaaaagattgtgTGAACATTTTCTATGTTCATGTTTGTTACCATGTTCTTTGCAAATTTGCATCTCtaatgtactccctccgttctaGTTCATGAGACCTGTGTTTTATTAGTCCGTTCCAAGAAGAATGACACAATTCTTTATCCGgaattttactttaaatttctcattttacccttaataagAAGTTTCTATAGCCACAAAAATGTTATAACATGTTTTAAGACTGCAAGTTTCAAAAGCCAACAAAAAAGTCGAATCTTCGAATGAATGTTACATATTCTGTCAAGAGTGAAAAAACTTATAATATTGTAGCCGTTCATGGTTAATTTGGCCGACTGATCTACCAATATGTTACTTTCAATGACTCTCGTTTGTTACACTTCTTCCTTGCTGCTTGGCATATAGTAGGTATCTGGTTTACAGATTTTAGGTATTAGCACTATGTTTTTCAGTCTAAATAGTTCCAATTTCAGCCAATCTATAGTTGATAGTACGTGTCGAGTCAAACTATGTCACGTAAATTAGGACGAGAGTACTACTAGggagaaaaacattaaaagatTTAGTTTTTACGTACCCTACAGTGTCTTGTCTATGTGAAATTGGGATTACACCTGCCCTGCTAGTGAGGCCAACAGTTGGTTTGATTCCAACAACAGAATTAGCACTTGACGGAGATAGAATGGAGCCTGCAGTTTCTGTCCCCAATGATACTGCTACCATGTTTGCTGCTACTGATGTTGCAGAACCCGTGCTTGATCCTGATGGATCAGCACTTGCTACATAAGGATCCTGTAAGAATATGAGTAAAAACCACCAAATTATTAATGGGGTTTGGGGAGGATAGAGTGCACGTAGACCTTATCCCTACCTCATaaagatagagaggttgtttctgatagaccttCGGCTCAAATAAAAACATCTCAAAACAGTTTGAAAAGAGAAAACATAATTGAAAACAGTAACAACAACGAAATATAGTGCTATGGAAAGCAGTACATAGCATACatagaaaaaacaataataacaaggAACTAGTCCGATAACATATTCATTTTTGttatgtttaagaccacaagattaaagtaCATTTTGgtatgtttaagaccacaagattaaaatacattttggtacattctacatatcttctgtactttcttaaactccatgtgAAGTgaaaaccagacaaacaaattgaaacagaggtagtaataaatatggtaatttatcgACAATCACATGTTAAAAAATCACTAGTGGTAGAATAATCTTTATACCATCAgcgtatataacttaaattcttattattttacCGATGACTCACCAGAGCTTGTCCAAGTCTACCATTCCAACCATTAGGCATTAGCAAGTTTGTAGTTCTAAAAGCAGCCCATTCAGTCATAGTTGCCTTGCCAAGTATGATAGCACCAACATTCCTCAACTTCTTGACAACACCAGCATCTTGTGGCACAATCGATCCGACAAGTGCTAATGATCCTGCTGTTGTGTTAAGCTTATCTTTTGTTGCAATGTTGTCCTTCACAAGAACTGGGATACCATGTAGCCTAGATAGTGATTTAGGCTCATTCGCTTTTCGTTCTTGATCAGCTTTATCTGCAAGAAAGAGTGCATCTGGATTCACTTCTATGATCCCTTTTAGAATTGGATTGGATCTCTGGATTTCACTTAGATAGAACTCAACAAGTTGTCTTGATGTAAGTTTGTTTTGCTTGAAAGCTATATGAATGTCATCAATAGTTGTTTCTTTAGATGAGAATGTTTTTGCCTCAGTTTTGTTACTGAAGTTTGATAATATCAgagacattttttttgtttgttaaagtGATTGAAGATTTTTGCTTACTGTGTGTAGCTGATTTTATATTAGGGACATAAAAGTGGATAAGGGATAAGAGTCTTGGAGCAACTGTAATGTTGTCTCCGTGTGATAGGGCGGAGTCAGGTACAAACAAGGGGTCCGTCCAAATCGTTTTCGACGAAAGTCTACACTAtggttaaaattaattttgatgtaTATATAGTACATATTGAACTCCCTTTTACTTCTTCGTGTGTTTACGTCTTCATATTTTGACTCCGTTTAGTGAAAATTCTGGATCTGCCACTATGTGTGACCtataaattttgtgtttgatCTACATGGAATTAGTCAGTAGGACGGTAATGATTGTGTGAGGGTAGATTGTTTACATTACACCCGTCACACACATTACTCCTTTCGGTCCCAAATATTAGTCGTATGGACAAACTAAAAATTTATTCCAAATCTTTAATGTTTTGAAATATAAGAAgtcatttactttttttttccccCAAGTTAACCCTTAGCACTTCAACTAGTGGAGTGTTAATTAAATGAGAcatttaaagggaaaaaaaagttaatttaggtaaatattattataagtaaaGCTATTAAATACTTCCTccattcttttttatatatcatcTTTTTAGATttcacttgcattaagaaactaagtaactttacaattttacccttatctaatatttttttgaagtcaacttttcattaaatgataaataaaaaaatcagattttatagaGTAATGCAATggtgaaaataattaatcaatgtaTAAAGTAATTACAGtgaacattaattaattattagtttaccTAGTTTGGTCAAATgtctattttcaaaattattgaacTATCAAGAGTATAATAGgaagaatattataatttatacattgattttatgaaattaacAAGTATAATAGACCAACTATTTATAATAAagataacatataaaaataaacgaAGATATTATCTTTTTTAAGGAGctacaaaaatcataaaaagatagagaaTAATCAACAACCACAACTTTCCCAAATGCCTTTTGAGGGTCCACAAATCACTAccaaactttattttataatcatCGTTTAGGACAAGAATGTGTTGCACATGactaataattcaaaaatatatattatatataaaataattttaaagcatATATTATATTTCTTGGTACACGTAATAATCATTGAAAAAGACGGTGAAAAAAGAAAACGTTAGCTTATatcttaaaataagtcatttaaGATAATGTGtgtgttttcctttttttgtaaTCAATTTTAACACCCTCCCCTTTATTTTTACTCGTTcactataaaaaaaagaaatactacatatatctatctatattaccttaaaagcatgaactcctaacttgaatgttaaattactataatatccctaacttaggttgtgactttttcgctgacttgtgactttttcgataagttgCGACTCTTTTCAAATGGTTgtaatttttcgatgagttgtgactttttcaaagagttgtgacttttccaaagagttgtgactttttcaaaaagttgtgacttttccaaagtgttgtgacttctcggaaaggtcatggtttttcagataagacacaaaaaaacatttgttcatactaccaatttttgactataaatagagggacttcctctcattttaaaccatcttcttcttcttcttcctcctcctcctcctcctcctcctcctcctccttcttcttcttcttcttcttcttcttcttcttctatactgaggcatgtataactgaatagctgagatatctgacctaacatgtgtaattcaagaactaaagaaatacatagctagggttctgaaattcatacgagaaatgatgtaataacacgataatctgatttggaacatatTAATAAcaaattcatgatgatctgctgtaattctaaaaaccctaggtctattcataataagggaatcaagaaactgactgaattctagggacctaatgggctaaaggaacccactagtaaaatcccacatacctggtgacgaattacacggagaaatctttcgatttcagggTTGAAACTGATgaaaccttgctgcgttcttgaactagggttcttggccattttctcctctcttgcttctaatttttctaagtcttgattaatgatttgacttaggtaagttctagttatgtttctaggcttaaactaactaaaatctcatgatttagggtctaaacgacgtatctaaggggttaaacgaaataggaaaagtccaaaagacccctgacttaattgCTGTCAGAGTGACCGACGGactggacctacgggccgtaggtcaatcgatggtccgtcgattggagtcgtcggtcgagtctgcccgacagggcttcactaaaacaagcataacgttttactcggaggtcgaaTTTTAGTAAAATCagtggcgttgaaaagataattcaattatctatcataacATAGGTCATaggacacataattcctttcgtgctaaaagttatgactatttgaatttgacccatcaacaattttcagctaactggctgttgAACCTTATCTACGGTCAAACTTACGGACCATGGATCGAACAACAGTCCGTACTGGTCTACCGTAGTTTGcatcagaggctgggtaaagggggTCTCGATTTACGGACACAAACCACAGATCGTGGTCTAATCTACGGActgtgggtctgtccgtgagtcgggattTGGTCGATTTTTCTAGAGCTAGGTTTAGgaaggggttgcagtggtgagcCACGGACCACCATCCACGGGCCGtagtctgacctacggtccgtggatggcaactgtgggttgcacctgcaacttctcagaatctgcatttttggtctatttcggatacggggtgttacattatctcccccttgggaccattcgtcctcgaatgaagactaaactagctgaaatggagggaaagggctgcaatccctaccactaaacactgagaactgaatttttgactgaactgagttccaataacatgcaaatatgctaaAAATGTAAGtacaactgaaggaacatgattctaagactaaATTTACGCATGAATAACTGAAAAACTAAAGAAGAACTACTACCTCATGCTGGAGTGGACTcgaaaggaaagaggtgaggatacttggactttatggttgcttctgcttcccaagtagctccctctacggattGATTcatccacaaaaccttgactgaagcgacttctttgtttctcaaccttctaacttgacgatcgagaatctcaactggtacatccttataagaaaggctatcttttacagccacagtctctaatggcactatagatgctggatcacccacacacttcttcaaaagtgaaatgtgaaagactggatgcactgctgctaaatttgctagcaactctaactcataagccactttaccaatccttttcaagatccggtaagggcctacatatctgggactgagctttcctttcttgccaaatctcatcacccccttcataggtgacactttcaggaaaacccaatcatcaacttggaactctagttcccctcttctcacatctgcataagccTTCTGGCGACTTtgggcagtcttaagtctatctataataagttgcactttctccatagcttcatACACCAAATCTGGCccaatcaaggctgcttcacctactcaTCCAActaaggaacacataatcgaccctggtagcgaagcacaccatctcccccttgggagaaaacctcaacgctctgttgatggactgcacccttgagTTCGAGCAATATCAGATCattgtcttgtttttccttaacttccactaccaaagaagattctgccccattctgaaccgttacaccaacatctgatatgctcataaggcgaACTCTTAGGCGAGCAAGTCTATGAACATCCCTTGCTAGctccttttcttcctcaacatgtgctacactacccatggataatctgctaagagcatctgctactacatttgccttacctggatggtaatgcacgctcatatcataatctttgaggaactcaagccaccttctctggcgaagattcaactctttctgggtgaatacatactgtaggctcttatggtctgtgaacacatctacatgaacaccgtacaagtagtgtctccaaatcttgagtgcaaacaccactgctgctagctcgaggtcatgagttggttAATTCTTCTTATGCACCTTAATCTGTCtggaagcataagttataaccttatatcgctgcatcaacacacaacctaggctgaCTCTAGACgtatcacaataaatcacataaccatctgaaccctctggtagagtcaagacatgagctgtagtcaacctagttttcagttctgcaaagtttttctcacaatcatctgaccattggaacttaaccttttttctGAGCCAACCTAGTCAAtagtgaggctatggatgaaaatccttccacgaaccgtctgtaataacccgctagacctaagaaacttcttatatctgtagcagaggtaggtctgggccattgtttcactgcttctatcttctgggaatctactcaaattcctccactagacacaatatgcccaaggaaggcaactaatTGTAACCAAAACTTGTACTTGTTAAATTTCgcaaataactggtgatctttgagagtttgcagaaccaCTCTCAAGtgacttgcatgttcttcctcactcctagagtaaatgaggatatcattaataaagacgatgcggaacaagtccaaatactgcttgaacactctgttcaccaaatccatgaaagctacaGGAGTatttggttagtccaaatgacatgactacaaattcataatgaccacaCCGAGTTTTGAAGGCTAttttcggaatgtcactatctctgactttaagctgatgataacccgatctgaggtctatttttgagaaatgactagcaccctgaagttggccaaacaagtcatcaatcctgggaatgggatacttattctttattgtgaccttgttcaactgtctatagtcaatgcacattctgagagaaccatctttcttctttacgaacaacactggtgcaccccatggcgaaatactaggtaTGATGAAGCCCTTATATAGAAGGTCtgtcaactgctctttcaattccttaagctcagctggagccattctgtaaggagggatataaataggctgggtatctggaagtagatcaattccaaagtcgatttccctatcGGGAGAAACTCAGGGAAGATcttttggaaacacttctgaaaactcattaaccactgcaattgactcaagagttggagTTTCAAAACTATattccttaacccgaactagatgatagagataactattagagatcatctttctggccttaaagtaagaaatgaatcgacccttAAGCGCTAAGCTaatacccttccattctaggattggttcatctggaaactgaaaacaaacaatcctagttctacaatcgactgaggcataacatgaatgtaaccaatccatgcctagaatgacatcgaagtctaccatttctaactctacaagatctgccaaggtgactttctgagaaactatgacagggcaatttctgtatacctgtctagctataactggttCACCAATTGAAGTACAGACTAAGAGAGGTTTTGAGAAActttctggactaacactgaaCTGGACTGCTATgaaaggagttacaaaagacaaagtagcccctggatctaacaatgcataaacatcaagatcaaagactcgtaacataccagtgaccacatcaggagaaccTTCCTGATCCTGCCGAGCCTAAAGAGCATagagcctgttttggcgctgtccgccacctgtaccagaagagttaccatgctgagtcgggcgacctgctggtgctgtaGTAGtagtagactgagctctaccatttcCTCTCTGACCctgtctagaaggacaatccttcaacctgtgaccagactgacTACATCCAAAGCATCATTCTTTCCCAGCAAGACACTCGCCcgaatggttcttaccacacttagggcaAGTAGGGTATGGTTTGGTACCTGAAGCACCatcctgagacttagagcctgacgtCCTACCCTTCTGTTAGTTATGGAACCTGGgagatggaacactagctgatgaaggcgCTGGAAATTTCTGTTGCGAACGATTACCACCACCATATTTATGTTGAGAGTAGTCATAGTTGCCTATTCTAGCCTTCTTGTTCTCCTtggcctgttccctaagcttatcacacTCAACCTgatgagcatgagtcatgagcctagagatgttcatatctcccaacaacatagcatttctgcACTCTGTCTTAACCAAGTTTGACACTCCATACAAGAACTTGTTCATCTGTGCCCtagaatcagcaaccatgtgaggaacatacctggagagttggttgaacttgagcccatactcctgaacagtcatgttaccctgcctcaaattcataaacttttGGGCCCTTGCCTCTCTCAACTCAATAGGGAAGAACCTATCCAGAAAAGTCTCACTAAAgcaatcccaagtaataggagttgCATTCGTACCCCTACtatccttccactgagtataccaaaTACGAGCCACATTCTTAAGTTGGTAAGAAGCTAGCTCAATCCGATCATTCCTAGTTACCTGCATCATTTCAAAGATCTtattgacctcatcaatgaagttttggggatcttctccaacttgcGACCCTAAGAATTCTGGAGGGTTCATTCTAACAAAGTCTCTCACCCTAGCTGCGgctgacccaacattagcattcataggagcttgaacccgctgGTTGTTCTGGTTGGCCATGCTCTGAGCCAAACTCTGCATTTGAAATTTCCTGACctgggactggaggagctgcgttcGCGTTCCTGGCATTAGCTCTCCTAGCGTTAaatctacgaggaggcatgatcactgaaacgtagaacatcgagttagaatggaattagatcacaCCTTACGCACGATTAGGGTAACAAGAAGGTGAAgattttcctaaaacactttgtagcctccttctcattagatgtggtgcacttcacacccatgaaaaagactctacttagtgcgactttttagacatcctaggactcttaaacctagtgctctgatgcaaagtttgtcacgccccgagctacccctgagacgcggacacgggacctaggaccacaagtgatctcaagctaaccctgctggcataatctGAGCATACTATAAttaacatgaataaaaataactgatgcggaagttaaaatcataaacaaagaaaagatggggaatacccatatactataattgggagagtttaatacaaaagatattaactcaatactaatctgaatctaactatgtctgaaataagactctaaactgactagaaatgttgggacataacccaactagatctagcaaaactgaaactaaagactaaaagcgataaagataaaaatgtcactagtcctcaaagaatgaggactcaccactgatactgctgaactgaagatcgggaaccgatctaagcgtgatctagatgctgagaacctgaacctacatcacgagaagatgtagcgcacgtatgcgtcagtacttgaaaggtactcagcatgcaggatagagtaaaactgaaataacatataactgaacaaagcaattaagcaatgatataatctgaacatgatatatatactgaaaaatactgaatactgatctaactgatgcaatgactaaatttataacatgctgagactgaaaactgactgtactgaaatatggttaATGCAATAGAGTTTAACTGAACTATGGGAGccactaataaccgacataaaaccacatgagctaaatgtggagaccgatgtatacgccccatcaagaggacccaatataccctgccagagttatagaggcatgctggcgtgatcactaaactgatgttgcccatagaggggacttacacctatgtggctcgtagttctgggactatatgggtacgccgaaccctagtccaactcggtattatactactcccaatgaattaagtggttaactgattatgactgaatttctgtaaatactggatagctcaaaactgaacatgcaaactgagaatgcaacaattaatctgataatgatgcattaataaatGAGGCATGTATGACTGAATAGCtgagatatctgacctagcatgtgtaattcaagaactaaagaaatacatagctagggttttgaaattCATACGAGAAACGATATAATAACacgataatctgatttggaacatataaataacaaattcatgatgatctgctgtaattctaaaaaccctaggtctattcataataagggaatcaagaaactgactgaattatagggacctaatgggcgaaaggaacccactagtgaaatcccacatacctggtgacgaattctacggagaaatctttcgatttcggggtaggaactgatggaaccttgctgcgttcttgaactagggttcttggcctttttctcctctcttgcttctaatttttctaagtattgattaatgatttgacttaggtaagttctagttatgtttctaggcttaaactaaccaaaacctcatgattaagggtctaaacaacgtatctaaggggttaatcgaaataggaaaagaccaaaagacccctgacttgattgctgtcggagtgaccgacgGACTGGACCTACaggccgtaggtcaatcgacggtccgtcgattggagtcgtcggtcgagtctgcccgacagggcttcactaaaatgagcataacttttaaCTCGGAGGTCGGactttagcaaactcggtggcattggaaaaaAGATTCAACTATATATCATATTATAgttcatgggacacataattccttttgtgctaaaagttatgaccatctgaatttgacccatcaacaattttcagctaactggttgctaaacctcatctacggtcagacttACGGACCATGGATCGAACGATGGTCTGTGCTAGTCTACCGTAGTTTGcatcagaggctgggtaaatgGGGTCTCAATCCACAAACACAAACCACGGActgtggtctgatctacggaccgtgggtctgtccgtgagtcgggacttggCCAATTTTTCTGAGCTAGGTTTTGGAAGGGGTTGTAGTGGTGAAGCACGGACCACcatccacgggccgtggtctaaCCTGCGGTCCGTGGATgacaaccgtgggttgcacttGCAACTTCTCagaatctgcatttttggtctattacggatacggggtgttacaggaCTCCCCCACATAAGTTCATTGTCTAATCCATCTTAACTTGTATAGTTATCTTATTGTGATACTTCATAgcacaaaagagaagaaaagaattacATGATTACATATACATAACATTTGgtgattcttttaattttacacATTAGGttagttttgaaagaaaatgcgCCCATCATGTTGCTGAGAAAACTGGACCCCTCAAATGGATTATGCAATGAGACATTGTTGATTTGTAGAGGCTTTGACGAGAATGTCATACATGCAGAAAAAATAATAGGTTAATATGCTACAAACCAGATGTTTACTCCAACAGTACAACTATAACCACcccttctttccctttttaaacaGATATTGCTTACGACTTGAAGTGTGTGGTGGAGAACAACGTGCCCGAGTGATACTATTTGAAGCGGCTAAATATATACTAGGTTGCAGCGTGTAAGACTACATAGAATCGACCTCAGTAAAGATATGATCTGTATTTATACCTAACACCTTAATGCCCAATGGACTCTGCCGCATAGGTACGTTATCTAATTCATCCTAACTTTATTAGTTATCTTATTGTGATACTTCATAgcacaaaagagaagaaaagaattacacaattacatatacataacaaattatgattcttttaattttatgcaTTAGgtttgttttgaaagaaaatgcgCCCATCATGCTGCTCAGAAAACTTGACCCCTCAAATGGCTTATGTAAGAGACATGGTTGATTTGTAAAGGCTTTGACGAGAATACCAtacaagcaaaaaaaaaaaacaacaagtCAATATGCCACAAATCAGGTGTTTACTCCAACAATACAACTATCACCACAATCCCCCCTGCAAAAATGAAGGATACCCTTTCAAATTTATTCGGAAACAGTTTCCAATATGTCTATGTTTTTGCAATGATGATAAATAAAGCTAAAGGTCAAACGATATCAAATGTTCCTCCTACCACAACATGTTTTCTCGCATGACAAACTATACGTTGCACTATCTAGATGAATATCTATGCCAACAAAAAAAGTGCAGGTCATGTCCGAACAACCAGATTGATGCACCAGGACATATACAAGAAATACTGTCTACAAGAAAGTATTAGGTGAGATTTGATTAATAccaaaattgtaagaaataaaacaggaaaaaacatacatcacacatgTAGCTAATGAAAATTATATTGGACGAATTCTTAGGTTTGGTGGAAGAGAAGACGATATGAAAAACACGAGACAACTACCATAGAAAACATTACTTTTGTGTATATAAAGTTATTCAAATACAGGGTACactgaatttcaaatattaaaagggAACATAGAGTTCATGACAAGACATAACTAAGAGGAAAAACTGTTACTTCGTGCACAATTACTTACTAACAAATTGCCTAATAACAATTTAAGAATACGACGTTCGTCACTACATGCCCAACAAGCAAGAAGGCAAATAGATTGGCCATTCACTTTGTATGACGTAGTGCAATATTAAATACATATTGATATGTTGAAAGcctaaaatatacataaaagataaaatatctcGTGTATAGGGATCTCAAGACTTAACCTACACGTGCAACACTTGCAGTGAATTTAgttttacataaatatataaacttgatttcaaaaaatttaaaaatttcacTCCCCAAATTCACGATCGAGTAGCTGTTTGATTCtcgaaattaaaaaatatcatataaattgagaaaaaaaaatactcgctttgtccatttttaattgtcaggTTGGCGCAAAGAGTGgctttcactatttttttggGTATTATACATGTACGATCGATTCATTGCTTATCTGAAACATACCCATTAGCAAAAATGGTGTTTTTTCCTTCAACCTTTCTGCATTACATTGCATAAGGTTAAAGTTCACGTATATCCGACTCTACCCAAACCACACTTATGGAATtacattgttgttgttgtttttgtacATTGTATGGATAGGATATG
Coding sequences within:
- the LOC125843819 gene encoding probable amidase At4g34880, translating into MSLILSNFSNKTEAKTFSSKETTIDDIHIAFKQNKLTSRQLVEFYLSEIQRSNPILKGIIEVNPDALFLADKADQERKANEPKSLSRLHGIPVLVKDNIATKDKLNTTAGSLALVGSIVPQDAGVVKKLRNVGAIILGKATMTEWAAFRTTNLLMPNGWNGRLGQALDPYVASADPSGSSTGSATSVAANMVAVSLGTETAGSILSPSSANSVVGIKPTVGLTSRAGVIPISHRQDTVGPICRTVTDAVEVLDVIVGFDRDDFPATKKASTYIPHGGYRQFLKADGLRDKRLGISKDFFGSNDIKTYQQHFNTLRQKGAVLVDNLVIPYPDLVYNAIDVAQNIALSAEFKMDLNAYLKHLVHTQVRSLADVIAFNKISPPEKLKEYGQDIMLEAEKTNGIGKLEREALRNITKACKYGFEKMMKENKIDALMSPGADIAGHLAIGGYPGINVPAGYDKTGTPFGISFGGLKGSEPTLIEIAYGFEQATHIRKPPPSHPQ